Sequence from the Acidimicrobiia bacterium genome:
TGCAGCGACCTCGACGTGGAGCTCTCCTTCTATCGCAGGATGATCCACGGTCGGCTCGATCTGCTGGCATTCGAGTTGCGTCGTCGCGCCGGTGAGGAGCACCAGAGCCTCCTCGAGGCCCTGCCGAGGATCCTCTCCGAAGGGGCCTATCTGTCCCAGCCCGGCCTTCCGGCCCGGTCGCTGTCGTTGGATGTGCCCGACATCCCTTCCCCCGGACGCAGGCTGGTGGACCGTGCTCTCGAAGGCGACTTCCTGGCCCGGCTCCCATCACTCGACGACGAGGAGCTGCGCCAGACGCAGGCGTTCCTCGACGAGGTCGAGGCAGACGTCTCCCGGCAGCGGCGGCTGGTGCACGATGCCCTGGACGTGTTGCACCGGGAACTCACCCGCAGATATCGGGAGGGCCTCGCCGACTCGGGCGGGTTGCTGACCTCGGAGTGATGGTCGCCTCCACCAGGGACGGCCTGATCGAGGCCGTGCACCCGGTGTCGGTGGCGGCGGTGGGGCCGGACGGCGCCGTCCTCGCCACCTCGGGCGAGACCGCGCGGGAGTTCTTCATGCGCTCGGCCATCAAGCCGGTTCAGGCCGCCGTCTCGGAGCGATTCGGGACGCCGCTGACGGCAGAGCAGAGGGCGGTGGCCTCCGCCAGCCACGGAGGCTGGCCGGTCCACGTGGCGCTGGTGCGGGCGATGCTCGCCGGCGTCGGACTGGACGAAACGGCACTTCGTTGTCCGCCGGATCGCCCGTCGTCCTCAGGCGCCGACCGGGTGTGGGTCGAGATGGGTGTTGCCGGTCCGCAGCGGGTTCTGCACAACTGTTCGGGCAAGCACGCCGCCATGCTGCGGGCATGTATCACCCAGGGCTGGTCGTTGGAGTACACGCCGGCCGACCACCCGCTCCAGGTGGAGATCCTGGCTATCGCCGAGGAGCTCACCGGGCGACCGGTGGGTCCGGTGGGAGTGGACGGCTGTGGCGTACCGACGATGCGCAGCGACGTGATGGGGCTGGCGCGGGCGTTCGGCGCGGTGGCGACCGATTCTCGACTCTCTTGCGTCCGGGACGCCGCCCGGCGTCTTGCCCCGCTCACCAGGGACGGTGAGGCCCCGGAGGCGACGCTCGCCAGGTGGCTGCCGGTGGTGGCCAAGGGTGGTGCAGCAGGATGCATCGGCGTGGCCTGGGTCGAAGGAGGGATCGGGCTGGCCGCCAAGGCGTGGAGCGGATCCGGCGCCGCCGCCATCGCCGCGGTGGTGACGCTGCTCTGCGACCTGGGGATCCTCGGCGGTCACCCGTTGGAACATCTCGACGAGGTTCGCTCCCCGGTGGTCAAGGGCGGGGGAAGACCGGTGGGGCGTCTTGCGGTCGTGGAGAGATGACCTCCTGGTCGCTTCCGGATGAGTTGGAAGCCACGGCGCCACTCACCGGTCCCTTTCCGCTGTCCGGCTTCGTTGCCGCCTGGTGGGGGGCATTCGGGGTCGGTGATCCTGTGATGGAGCGATCCGAAGAGGCGGCGTTCGCCCTCGTCGTAGACCGGGGGACGGCACGCCTGCCCGGCGACGCCGATCTGACCGACTACCACTCTCCGCTGGGTCAGCACCCCGAGTCCGTGATCGCCGCCACCGTGTCCATGCTCGATCCGGGAACCCGTCTCGTGCTCGACTCCCTTCCGCGCGAGGCACTCGAGGCGGTGACCGCCGGCCTCGAGGTCGCCGGTCTGACCGTTTCCTCGCGTGAACACGCCGTGGCGATGGTCCTCGACCTGCCGGCCGACCCCGATCTCTACCTGGCGCGGCTCGATGCCAAGCAGCGTCATGAGGTGCGTCGCAAGCGGCGCCGGTTCGTCGATGCCGCCGGCGAGCCTCGGCTGGTGCGCGATGCTTCCCTCATCGACCGGTTCGTGTCGATGCATCGTGCCGCCGAGGGCGACAAGGGAGGCTTCATGACCCCGTCGATGGAAGGGTTCTTCGGCTCGCTGCTGAATGAAGCCGGGGCGGTGCTCGACGTCCTCGTCGACGGTGAGGGTCGACCGGTCGCAGCCGCCTTCGGGTTCGAGGACGATCGGGCCTACTACCTGTACAACTCGGCCTTCGATCCCGAGCACGGGGGTATCTCCCCGGGCGTGGTGCTGGTCCACGCCCTCGTCGAGAGGACGATCGCCAGCGGCCGGACCCGATTCGACTTCCTCAAGGGGAGTGAGAGCTACAAGGGTCGGTTGGGGGCGGAGCCTCGCCCTCTCTTCGTGGTGGAGGCAGCGGTGTGATCCGGAGAGTCGCCTTCGTCAGCGTCCACACGTCGCCGCTGGCCACGCCGGGAACGGGCGATGGCGGCGGCATGAACGTGTACGTGGACGCCCTGGCCCGCCACCTGGCCGATCGTGGGGTCGCCGTCGATGTGTTCACCCGACGCGTCGACAGAGATGCACCCCACGAGATCGATGTCGCTCCCGGCTACCGGGTGATCAACGTGGACGCCGAAGGGTCGGATCGGGCAGAGATGATCGGCGCCTTCTCCGAGGGTGTCGCCAAGTGCCTGGTGTCGAGCGACCTGCATCCCGAGGTGATTCACAGCCACTACTGGCTGTCGGGATGGGTCGGAGCGCTCCTCCAGGACGTGCTGGGCATCCCGCTGGCCATCTCCTTCCACACCCTGGGCCGGGTCAAGGAGGCATCCCGCATTCCCGGGGAGCCGCGCCAGTCGCTCGTTCGAATCGCCGCCGAGGCCGAAGTCGTGGCACGGGCCGGATGTGTGATCGCCTCGACCCCTGCCGAGGCCGCCGACCTGATCGAGCACTATCAGGCCAACCCGGAGCGGATCTGTGTGTCGCCTCCGGGCGTCGACCACGGGCTGTTCCATCCTGGAGACCGCCGACTCGCCCGGGAGCGGTTGGGTCTCGGAGATCGCCCGACGGTGGCGTTCGTCGGGCGCATCCAGGCTCTCAAGGGTGTCGACATTGCCGTCGAGGCGGTCGGCCTCCTCGATGGCGTGGATCTGATCGTGGTCGGTGGTCCCAGTGGCCCGTCGGGTCGGACCGAACTCGGGCGGCTGCGTGCCCTGGCGGAGACTGTCGCCCCGGGACGAGTCCGGTTTCTCCCTCCCCGACCCCACGCCGAGATCGCCGATGTGTATCGCGGGGTCGATGCCCTGGTGGTCCCGTCCCGGTCCGAGTCGTTCGGCCTGGTGGCCGTCGAGGCCCAGGCGTGTGGGACGCCGGTAGTGGCGTCGGCGGTCGGTGGGCTGGTGTACTCGGTGGCCGACGGCGAATCGGGCCGCCTGGTGCGCAACACCGACGCCGAAGGGGTCGCCTCCGCCCTGCACCCGATCCTGTTCGACCGCGGCGAGTGGGAGAGGCTCTCGGCCGGCGCCGTGATCCACGCCAGCCAGTACTCGTGGGACGCCACCACCGCCCGCCTCCTCGAGCTGTATCGGGGACTGTTGGAGTGAACCCGAAGCGTCTGGTGGAGGAGGTCACCGAGCGGTGGCTGGCGGACGAAGAATCCGACGTGGTGTGGACCGGCGATCACGAGGGACGGCGAGGTGTCCGGATGCGCCAGCGCACACGCGACTTCACCACCGTCTGGTTCGAGGTCGGCGAACGGACCTTGACCATCGAGGCCGGAGTCCTGCCCGCCCCACGGTTTCGGGTCGAGGAGGTGTACCGGCAGTGCCTGGTTCGCAACCGCCGGACTCGACGGCTTCACTTCGCCATGGACCCCGAAGGAGAGGTGATCCTGGTGGGAAGGATCCCGGTGGAACACCTGGACGAGCAGGAGCTGGATCTGGTGCTCGGCGAGGCCTGGGAGCTGATCGAGGTGGCCTTTCGTCCCATGGTCGCCGCCGGGTTCGGTCGCGAAAAAGATGCCTGACCGTTGGTTGTCGACACGCCTTGTGCACAACTGCCTGTGGATTGCTGTGGACATGTGGGCAAGTCGGGCAGGTGGGCGGACACTGCGGGCGTCGGGGTCGTTCCTGGCGAACTGCGTGGCCGGGAACGCGAAAACCGGTCTGGGGCGAGCCGGTTGACCGCACCGTCTCCGGGCCGTAGTTTCGGAGGTGCAAGGCCCAAGGTGCCGATGCAGCAGAGTGACTCGTTCGGGGAAGTGCGGGGATCGATGCGGTAGAGGTTCCTTGGGCCTTGGCGCGCTCGTCGACCGATCACACGCCGAACATGAGCTCACCGAGCCGTACCCTGCGCGTGTCGAAGGTCTCCGGGTCGATCCGAAGGGTGCCCAGGCGCAGCCCTCGCATCCCTTCGCCGTGCCTGGTCATCACCCGGACCCCTCCGTCGTCGTGTTCCAGGATCCCGAGACCGAGGCAGGTGCCGGTGCCGTCTTGGAGCCCGACGAGTATCCCGTCGAGGCGGGTGAGGTCGAGGCCGTCGGGGAGGGTCGGTGCGAACACGGTGTCGCGAACCCGCCACTTCTGGAGTGGCGGGCCGAGGGCGGCTGCGAAGGCGGCCGCGCGATGCTCCCGGCGGCGCTCAGGATCGGAAGGCCGGACCTCAGGGTCGACCGCCACCAGCACGACTTCGGCTCCGAAGAAGCGCCGCAGCATTCCCGCCAGGGGTTCTGCCTCGGCTCCTCGTTGGAAGGCGACCACCACCTCGGGGCGGCAGAGCTCCATCTTGTGATACTTGAGCGTCTCGCCGGCTACGCCCGAGATGACCCCGGTGGTGTCCACGACGACGAGATCGGCCGATCCCCTGGCATGAGAGGTCAGGGCCGCAGTCGCCACCACCTGCTGCAGGACGACGCGCTCCGGGCCGATCGCTCCCACGAAGTGCAGCCGGTCCGGCTCGATGGCGGCGGTCGGATCGTCACCGGATGAGAAGAGGCGCAGGCCGACGCACGCCGGAGGGCCGACCGTGGTCTGGTCGATGTCGGCGTCGACCAGGGCTGCGGTCGTTCCGTTTCCGATGGCGGCGCCCACGAGGTGGCGGGCGAAGGTCGACTTCCCGGTGTCCCTGGCGCCGAGGAGCATCACGACGCCGCGACCACGGGCCAGGTCGTCGACGAGTCCGGCGTGAAAGTGATCGGCCATGAGGTCCGGGAGGTGGGCGGCCGATCGTAGTTGTCGGAGGTCGCCTCGGATCGACCGGTATCCTCGATCGCCCATGCCCGGACTCCCGGTCTCCTTCCTAAGTGACTTCGGCGCCGTCGACGAGTTCGTCGGCGTGGTTCACGGCGTCATCGAGCGGGTCGCTCCCGGCACCCGGGTCTTGGACGTCACCCACGGGATACCGAGGGGCGACGTCCGGGCCGGGGCACTTGCGCTGCTGCGCGCCGTTCAGTATCTGCCCGACGGAGTGGTGCTGGCAGTGGTCGACCCCGGGGTCGGCACCGCCCGGCGAGCCCTGGGGGTGGATACCGCCAGGGGGTTCTTCGTGGGACCGGACAACGGCCTGCTCGCCCCTGCGGTGGCCATGGTCGGAGGAGCCGGCAGGTTCGTGTCGCTCGAGGCCCCCGAGTTCCGCCTGGCAGCCGCCGGGGGAACCTTCGACGCCCGCGACGTCTTCGCTCCTGCGGCGGCCGTGCTCGCATCTGGCGAGGCGCGTCTGGAGGACCTGGGACCGCAGGTGGATCCCGGATCGATCAGCCCGCTGCTGCTTCCTCTGGTCGAAACCGGGGACGGGTTCGCATCCGGCGAGGTGTGGTGGATAGATCTCTTCGGCAACGCTCAGACCAACGTCTCCCCGGACGACATGGCACTCGCCGGCCTCCTGCCCGGAAAGCCGGTCGAGGTTCGGATCGGGGCGGCGACGCACACCATGGAGTGGGTGAACGGATACGGGGACGGCAGGAACCCGGTGGTTCACGTCGACTCTCACGGCTTGATGACGCTTGCCATCGCCGGGGGGCGAGCCGATGAGCGTCTCGGGCTGCAGGCCGGGTCGTCGGTCGTGTTCAGGTCACCGACACCAGACGAACGACGAACACCACCCCCGTCACCATCAGGGTGAGCAGCAGCAGGATGATCACGATCGTTGTCCCGGGACGCATCGGCAGGGAGACGATATCGCGATGAGCGAGGTGACCTTCATCACGCGCCGCGGCTGCACGCTGTGCTCCGCCGCCTTCCCGCTGGTGGAGGCGGCGGCGATGCGCCGCGGCCACTGCCTGGAAGTGGTCGACGTGGACGATGCCGGGTTGGCATCACGCTACGGGGATCGCGTGCCGGTGGTGCTGCGTGACGGCGTGGAGGTCGCCTGGGGAAGGCTCCGCCGGCGAACGGTGGCGCGCGCCCTGCGCTGAGAGCCTGGTGCTGGCGCGGCCCACCGGATTGGACCTTCGGGGCGGCACCTATATTGCGCGGTGGTGAGCAACATCCCCCGCGTCACGGTGCAGCGACTTCCCGTCTATCTGCGCTGCCTGGAGAGCCTCGCTCCGGATCAGAAGCAGATCTCCTCGGAGCAGCTTGCCGGGCTGGCGGGTGTGCTCGCCGCCAAGATCCGAAAGGATCTCTCCTATCTGCGCCTGCAGGGGGTGCGGGGCGTCGGTTACGACGTCGACCACCTGAAACGGGAGATCCGGATGGTTCTCGGCCTCACACGTGAGTGGGCGGTGGTGATCGTCGGCATCGGCAACCTGGGCAGGGCCCTGGCCAACTACGCCGGCCTCGGGGAGCGCAGGTTTCAGATCGTCGGACTCTTCGATCGTGATCCGAAGAAGGCCGGAACCCGCGTCGCCGGCCTCACCGTCGAACCCGTGGAGTCGCTGGCGTCGGCCATCGCCGCCCGGGGAGCCACCATCGGGATCATCACCACTCCTGCCCATGCGGCCCAGGAGGTGCTCGACGACCTGGTGGAGGCAGGCATCCGGTCGGTGCTCAACTTCGCCCCGACCGTCCTGAAGGCGCCAGACGGTGTGGAGGTGCGCCGGGTCGATCTCTCCATGGAGTTGCAGGTGCTCACCTTCTATCAGGTGCGCACCGGCTGAGACCGGGCTACTCGCCCTCCTGCTCCGCCTCGTAGCGGCTGAGGGCGGTCAGGAACATGGCGAAGAGCAGCAGGGAGGCCAGCATCAGGGCCCCCGGCAGGATCCGCAGCTGGAAGGCGTTCAATCCTTCGACCAGCGTGGGGCGAAGGCCACGGGGCGAGTACAGGGTGTACAGCAGCCCGACGATCGCCAGGAACCCGAAGAACGCCGCTCCCGTGGTGAGGAAGGCGAGGCGCCGACCCAGGTTGGTGTAGTTGATGATGAAGATCGTTCCCCAGAACACCGCCAGCGACGAGATGGCGACGATGAGGCCCCGCACCAGCACGCCGGGGGCGGGGTTGCCGTCCGGTCCCACGTTGTTCTTGCCGACCAGGTTCTCGTAGGCGACGTCGAGCAGCGCCCGGAACTGGGGGATCATCGAGGCCAGCACCAGGACGGTCAGGGCCACCCCCAGCCACTCCAGCCGGGTGAGCCCCTGGTCGTCCTCGTGGATGCGGCGGATCATGGCAGCGCCCTCTCCAGCCTGACTATCAGCATGATGTCCTCGGCGCTGAGCACTGCGCCGAACCCGGGCATCCAGCCGCGTCCGATCCCATTGACGCCGTACGCCACGGCCTCGTCGGACCCCTTGACGATGAAGTCGTAGTGATCCTGCTCCACCGGGAACTGGGTGAGCGACCTGCCGCCGCCGAGGGCGGGGCCGAAGGCGCCCGAGCCGGCGGCCTTGGTGAACTGGAACCCAGCCGACCAGCCGGCGGTGTGGCACCGGGCGCAGTAGGAGTTGTACAGGCCGATGGCACGCCGGGCGTCGGTGACGTTGCCGTCGAATCCGGCGGCGGCGACAGCCTCGACGTCGAAGGCGTAGAGGCGCTCCTGTTGCGCCGTCTCGAGGAACTCGAGTCCGGTGGCGGCTGCGGCGAGCAGGTTCTCCAGGTTGGCCGTGGTGAGGCGAAGGTCGCGCTCGATCGAGTCGAACTCGGTGACCAGAGGCCCCAACAGGGTGAGATCGGGGATCGGTGTCGGTCCATCCATGGTGCTGTAGGCGTCGGTCGGGTCGAAGAAGGCGGCCTCGATCGCGGTGCGTGCGTCCGACGGTGGGGCGGCTGCCACCATCGCCGCCGTGAGCAGGTTGAGCTGGGCTTCGGCGAGGTCGCTGACACCGTCCCGGTCGCCATCGGCGGCGGTCCCGTCACACGGTGCCGCCACCACGGCTGCGCTGGCATCGGTGCAGGTCGCCGGGGAGGTGAGGATCTCGGCGAGCCGGTCGGGGAGGTCCTCGATCATTTCGTACTGATGGGGAACGAGGCGCAGGGCGACGATGTCGGCCGCCTGTGTGGCCACGGCGGCGGCGACCGAGTCGTCGGCCCGGGCGATTCGGGCGATCTCGGCCGTCACCTTCTCGTCGGCCTTGGCCACGACCTCGGACTGGGGGATCTGGATCGACTCCAGGTAGGCGAGCAGCTCGTCGATCTGCTGGCTGTTGAGCGGCCCGCCGCCCTCGACACCCCAGGCCGGCATCGGGGTGCCGGGCCGCCCGTACACCAGCCAGAAGCGGGCCTCTTCCTCGGAGTATCGATAGAAGACATCGTTGACCGAGGGGGCCTCCCACGAGGTGCTCAACCCGCTGCGTCCTTCGATGTAGGGGGCTGCCCCGCCGCCGCCGTCGGCGCCGTGACAGCCCCCGCATCCGTACTCGATCCACCATTCGTGGCCGCGTTCTTCGGCGATGTGTTCGAACCTCTCGGCCGCCGCCGCCTGTCGGGTGCTCTCGTTGAGGTAGTAGATCGGCAGGACGACGGCCATCGCAGCCGTGGCGATCAGGGAGTAGAGCAGGATCTTGTCGAGGCGGCGGTTCTCCAACTCGTCGTCGGTGAGGTACGGCGACAGGTTCGGTGGCGGCGCCTGTCGGCGGTGGGCGACGCGCGTCTGGCGAACCAAGAAGGCGAGCCAGCCGACGACGAGGGCGGCGACCACGGCCAGCACGAAGGCGCCGAGGCCCATCAGGAGTCCTTCCTCAAATGCACGACGGCCCCTGTGGGTACTCGGCCGTCTTCACCGTGGCCCGAGAGGTCTCGATCACCGTCCCGGTGTCGATGACCAGCTGGCCCGACTCGTCGACGCTCAGAGCGAACCGGTCGAGGTTGCGGGGAGCGGGCCCGTCCTCGTACTCGCCGTGGTAGTTGTACTTGGAGCCGTGGCAGGGGCACTCGAACCCCTGGGAGGATTCGCACTGGGGAACCCGGCAGCCCAGGTGTACGCAACGCTGCCACAGGGCCATCAGGCCGCCTTCGACCACCGGCAACCCGTCGAATGAGGAGCCCTCCATCTGCCCCTGGAACGGAACCAGGTACGCCTGAGCGGCCGGGAGGAACAGCGGGCTGACACGACCGTCGGGAAGGAACACCTGGGCGGCGAGATCGTCGAGCTTTCCGGCGATCACCTTGGAGCCGAAACCGCCTGCCTTCAACTTGGGCCACATGAAGCCGAGCGAGAAGATCCCCATCTGGGCCAGGAACAGGCCGAACACGCCGAGGATGCCCCGGTTGAAGAACTGGCGGCGGGTGACCCCGAACTCGTTCGGGTCCACCTCCATGCGCTCCTCGAGCGGGTCCACCGGCACCGGTTCTTCGGCCCCGGGGTCGGCTGGCTCCGGCACCGACACCGGCTGCCGGGCCCGACTCGCCTTGCGGTCGCGCCGCATCGCCTTGCGATCGAGACGGCCCGTGACCGGACCCGGGGCGCCGCCGCGGCGCGCCGCGATGCTGGCGACGGCCAGGCCGCCGATGAGGCCGATGGCGGCGAAGGCGAGGATGACGATCTGGGTGGCGCTCATAGGTCGAAGAAGATCCCGTCTCTCCATGGGAAGGTGAAGTTGAAGCCCTTCCCCCGGTAGAACGACCCGATGATGGTGAGGATGGCCGAGGCCACCACGAAGAAGGTGAACACCATGATGGCGAACTTGCGGTCGGCCGGCCTCGTGGAGCGGTTGCGGTCCACATAAGGGATGAGGGCCAGGCCGGCGAGGCCGAGACCGGGGATCAGCACTCCGGCGATCTGGGGATCGAAGTAGGAGAGCAGCTCCTGAAGGCCGAGGAAGTACCACGGTGCCTTCGACGGGTTGGGCTGGGCGTTGGGGTTGGCCAGTTCCAGCAACGGGGCGTCCTGGAAGATCGAGAAGACGATCAGCAGTCCGAGCACGACCAGCAGGGCGACGAATTCGATGGCCAGCAGGTGGGGCCAGACGTTCACCTTGTCGGTCGGCTCCCGCTTCACCTGTTGGATCGCCTTGGCCTTGACGACGGTGAGCATGCGCTGGGTGCGCACGCCTTCGGGGATGGCGGGAGCCGCCGGGGGGCGAGGCGGGGCGGCGGTGGCGGTGGCGGTGGCGGTGGACGCCGTCTCGCCAACCGCAGCGGGAGCCGGTGCGTCGCCGCCGGTCATCTCGGCCCAGACCTGTTCGAACGGCACGCCGGTGGCCTTGGCCTTCGCCTGGGCCGATCTCCGCAGCAGGTGTTCGGGAACGTTTGCCATGGTGCTCCTTACAACGGCCCCGAGATGCCGCCGTCCTTGCGGACCCGCCAGAAGTGCACGGCCATGAAGATGACGATGAGAAACGGCAGCGCCAGCACGTGCAACACGTAGAAGCGCAGCAGGGTGGGTGCGCCCACCTGGATCCCTCCGAGCAGGACGAACGAGACCTGCTCGCCGAACACCGGGGTGTATCCGCCCATGTTGGTGCCGACGGTCACCGCCCACAGCGCCAGCTGGTCCCAGGGCAGCAGGTACCCGGTGAATGAGAGGAGGAGGGTGAGGAACAGCAGGATGACGCCGACCACCCAGTTGAACTCACGCGGCGGCTTGTAGGCGCCGTGATAGAAGACCCGGGTCATGTGCAGGAACACGGTGATCACCATCAGGTGGGCGCCCCAACGATGCAGGTTGCGTACCAGCTGCCCGAAGGCGATGTCGGTGGAGAGGGCGGCGATGTCGGGGTACGCCTGCTCGGCCGACGGCGTGTAATAGAACATGAGGAAGATGCCGGTGATCGTCAGCACGATGAACAAGAAGAAGGACAACCCGCCGAGACACAGCGTGTAGGAGAGGCGGACCCCGTGGCGCTTCACCTTCACCGGGTGGAGGTGGTACAGGAGGTTGTTCATGATGACGTACGAGCGGTTCCGGGGGCTGTCCGAGTAGCCCTTGCGGAAGGGAGAACCGGGCCGGAACAGCGACTCCCACGCCTCGGAGCCGCGGATGCGGTCGCCGAGGCCGGAGATGCGATCTCCCAGCGTCCTCTTTCCTTCTCCGTTGCTGGCCACTCTTCCTCCGTACCCTTCTCAGTCTCAGTCCCGGCGCGCGGCCGGTCAAATCACGTGTCCTAGAACCGCATCCCGTAGGCGTAGCCGTTCTTGTGGTCGCGCTGGCCGCTGTCCACCTCCCACGGTGTGGCCACGCCTCGGGCGTCGGCCTGGGCGGCCACGGAGCCGTCGTACTTGCCCAGCGAGATGACCCCGGTGGGGCACCGGTCCACGCACAAGGCGCACCGCGTGCACTCGTCCTCGTCCACGACGAAGAAACCCAGGTTGGCGGCGCTGTCCCTGGGATCCCCCACGTTTGCCGCCTCGGCGATGGCGTCGATGGAGAGGTAGTGGATGCACTTCCACGGGCAGATGTCGACGCACCCCTCGCAGAGGATGCACTCGACCTGGTCGATGTGAAGGAATTGCTTCGGCTTCACGGCCGCCGTCAGATACTCGCCCTCGACCAGGGTCAGCTGGTAGTCGTCGCGAAACGGTGGGGTCTCGAACCAGACCTCGGCGCGTGCCACCTCAGCCCCTTCCCTTGACCACGGGGCGGCCGTACACCGAAGAGCCCGGCGTCGCCGCCTGGCCGGCACGCTTCGACCGCTCTTGTAGTTGGTAGGCGCCGACCGCCACCACGATGAGCATGGTGGTGGAGTAGCCGGCGGCGATCATGTCCTTGAGTGCCCCGTAGGAGATGCTCACCTCGTTGTTGAGCATCAGCCACTTGGGGATGGTGAGGAAGGTCTTCTGCTGGGACCAGTCGAGCGTGCCCTGGGCGAGACCGAGGAACTGATTGGGGACGATCCCGAAGAGGATCAACATCTCCAGCGTGAACAGGAAGGCGGCGACCGTCGCCAGCGCCCAGGTGAGCCGGCGTCCGTAGATCCAACCCATGATCGCTCCGCCGAGGGCGATCTGTGAGCCGAGGAAGGCGATCAGCTGACCCGAAGTGGGGATCACCCAGCAGGTGGCCGGGTCGTTCTCGAAGAAGGCACAGCGCGGGATCCAGGAGTAGATGTCTCGGCCCACGGCATCCTGTGCGGCAAGCCCGGTGAAGTGGGCGATCAGCACGCCGATGGTGAAGAGGGCGGCGCCGATGGCAATCCCGAGGATGCCGATCCGCCGCCTCTTGTCTTCCGTCACCGTTGCGACTCCTGTTCAGACCGGGCGGCATTGTACGCAGACGGGTGGGGCCGGGAAACCCGCACCGCCACCCCCGGACCGCCCGTCGCGGTCCTGGGGTGGACTGGCTCCGGGGCGGTCGCTCGCGGGGCTAACCTTCCGCGCCGATCAGGACACGGAGGGAACGGGGAGTGCCAGCGCAGGAGACCGGTAGCGGATTGCCCGAAGCTTCCGCACGCTTGACTTCGGCTCTCGTCAGGTCGTGCTTCGTCGCCGCAGCGGCGTTCCTGATCATCGGGCTCGCCCTCTACGGCCTGGCCGCCACCCAGCTCGCCTGGCCCGGGGTCTTCGAGGGTTCGGCGAACCTCAGCTACGGGCGGTTGCTGCCTGCGGGCTCGGCCGCTCTCGTCTTCGGCTGGCTCACCCTTGCCCTGCTCGGAGTGTCGTTCCATGCGGTCCCGAGGATGGTGGACGCCAGGCTTCGCTCTCCGCTCGCCGCCATCGGCGCCACCGGGCTCATTGCGGTCGCCACCGCCGCCGGAGTGGGGGCGATCCTTCTCGGTGACGGTGAAGGCGGACGGTGGCTGGAGTTCCCGGCGGTGGTCGACGCCGCCCTTTTCGCCGGCTGCCTCGGCGTCGCCGCCCTACTGGTGGCCACCGTGCGGGACGGGTCGGGGGCGGGGCTGCCGGTCGCCGGCTGGTACCTGACCGCCGCACCGGTGTGGCTGTTCCTCACCGTGGCCGTGGCGGCCCTTCCGGCGCTCGATGGGCTTCCCGGCGAGATCCAGTCGGGGTTCGTCGGATCGGCCCTCTGGGGGCTGTGGGCCGGAGCGGCCGGCA
This genomic interval carries:
- a CDS encoding cytochrome c, yielding MGLGAFVLAVVAALVVGWLAFLVRQTRVAHRRQAPPPNLSPYLTDDELENRRLDKILLYSLIATAAMAVVLPIYYLNESTRQAAAAERFEHIAEERGHEWWIEYGCGGCHGADGGGGAAPYIEGRSGLSTSWEAPSVNDVFYRYSEEEARFWLVYGRPGTPMPAWGVEGGGPLNSQQIDELLAYLESIQIPQSEVVAKADEKVTAEIARIARADDSVAAAVATQAADIVALRLVPHQYEMIEDLPDRLAEILTSPATCTDASAAVVAAPCDGTAADGDRDGVSDLAEAQLNLLTAAMVAAAPPSDARTAIEAAFFDPTDAYSTMDGPTPIPDLTLLGPLVTEFDSIERDLRLTTANLENLLAAAATGLEFLETAQQERLYAFDVEAVAAAGFDGNVTDARRAIGLYNSYCARCHTAGWSAGFQFTKAAGSGAFGPALGGGRSLTQFPVEQDHYDFIVKGSDEAVAYGVNGIGRGWMPGFGAVLSAEDIMLIVRLERALP
- a CDS encoding Rieske 2Fe-2S domain-containing protein, producing MSATQIVILAFAAIGLIGGLAVASIAARRGGAPGPVTGRLDRKAMRRDRKASRARQPVSVPEPADPGAEEPVPVDPLEERMEVDPNEFGVTRRQFFNRGILGVFGLFLAQMGIFSLGFMWPKLKAGGFGSKVIAGKLDDLAAQVFLPDGRVSPLFLPAAQAYLVPFQGQMEGSSFDGLPVVEGGLMALWQRCVHLGCRVPQCESSQGFECPCHGSKYNYHGEYEDGPAPRNLDRFALSVDESGQLVIDTGTVIETSRATVKTAEYPQGPSCI
- a CDS encoding menaquinol-cytochrome c reductase cytochrome b subunit, coding for MANVPEHLLRRSAQAKAKATGVPFEQVWAEMTGGDAPAPAAVGETASTATATATAAPPRPPAAPAIPEGVRTQRMLTVVKAKAIQQVKREPTDKVNVWPHLLAIEFVALLVVLGLLIVFSIFQDAPLLELANPNAQPNPSKAPWYFLGLQELLSYFDPQIAGVLIPGLGLAGLALIPYVDRNRSTRPADRKFAIMVFTFFVVASAILTIIGSFYRGKGFNFTFPWRDGIFFDL
- the extP gene encoding selenite/tellurite reduction operon b-type cytochrome ExtP — translated: MASNGEGKRTLGDRISGLGDRIRGSEAWESLFRPGSPFRKGYSDSPRNRSYVIMNNLLYHLHPVKVKRHGVRLSYTLCLGGLSFFLFIVLTITGIFLMFYYTPSAEQAYPDIAALSTDIAFGQLVRNLHRWGAHLMVITVFLHMTRVFYHGAYKPPREFNWVVGVILLFLTLLLSFTGYLLPWDQLALWAVTVGTNMGGYTPVFGEQVSFVLLGGIQVGAPTLLRFYVLHVLALPFLIVIFMAVHFWRVRKDGGISGPL
- a CDS encoding 4Fe-4S binding protein, with protein sequence MARAEVWFETPPFRDDYQLTLVEGEYLTAAVKPKQFLHIDQVECILCEGCVDICPWKCIHYLSIDAIAEAANVGDPRDSAANLGFFVVDEDECTRCALCVDRCPTGVISLGKYDGSVAAQADARGVATPWEVDSGQRDHKNGYAYGMRF